In Kitasatospora sp. NBC_00240, the following are encoded in one genomic region:
- a CDS encoding RICIN domain-containing protein, with product MRTRGIRAAATAAMLLGFTLPAASSAHAQPPGMPMLNVQPSGTNKCATPQGNSTANGTRITLWTCTGSDLQNWIWRGDRIVHETSGKCLTPEGDRIYSNGAVLTLWPCTGAESQDFDQSVSDFFREIKTSHSNKCLTNYGGNLGNGTWVTLWTCAGGEPAEQNWHLEL from the coding sequence ATGCGCACTCGCGGCATACGCGCTGCGGCCACGGCCGCCATGCTGCTCGGCTTCACTCTTCCGGCGGCCTCGTCGGCCCACGCCCAGCCCCCCGGCATGCCGATGCTGAACGTCCAGCCGTCCGGGACGAACAAGTGTGCAACGCCGCAGGGGAACAGCACCGCCAACGGCACCCGCATCACCCTGTGGACGTGCACCGGAAGCGATCTCCAGAACTGGATCTGGCGCGGCGACAGGATCGTCCACGAGACCAGCGGAAAGTGCCTGACCCCGGAGGGTGACCGCATCTACTCCAACGGCGCGGTACTGACCCTGTGGCCGTGCACCGGTGCCGAGAGCCAGGACTTCGACCAGTCGGTGTCGGACTTCTTCCGGGAGATCAAGACCTCGCACTCGAACAAATGCCTGACCAACTACGGCGGAAACCTCGGCAACGGCACCTGGGTGACCCTCTGGACCTGCGCAGGCGGAGAGCCCGCCGAACAGAACTGGCACCTGGAGCTGTAA
- a CDS encoding glycosyltransferase — translation MRVLLMAYGSRGDVEPLVAVAAQLRDLGADVRMCTPPDFAELFDSVGLPLVPIGEPVRPFVKGVLTGRTKAPAEGLPARAAALTATTYEAVVTAAEGCDVILATGLLPAAAGARTAAERLGIPYVFVAYFPAYLPSPHHPPFERPGRPFPPGATDNRTLWDLDTETMNVLFGTGLNTHRASVGLPPVAHFRDHVLTDRPWLATDPVLSPWQEPADLDVVQTGAWFRTDDRPLPADVEAFLRAGEPPVYVGFGSIPMRDADDVARAAVEAVRAQGRRVLLSRGWADLAVADDQDDCLTVGEVDHHALFPRVAAVVHHGGAGTTTTAARAGTPQVVVPQLADQPYWAGRVADLGIGAAHDGPNPTFASLSDALAVALAPGTRTRAAAVAATIRTDGATLAAKLLIDRAG, via the coding sequence ATGCGCGTGTTGTTGATGGCCTACGGGTCACGCGGAGACGTCGAACCGCTGGTGGCGGTCGCGGCGCAGCTGCGGGACCTCGGAGCGGACGTACGGATGTGCACGCCTCCGGACTTCGCGGAGCTGTTCGACTCCGTCGGCCTCCCGCTGGTGCCGATCGGCGAGCCGGTGCGCCCGTTCGTGAAGGGGGTGCTCACCGGGAGGACGAAGGCTCCCGCTGAGGGGCTGCCCGCACGCGCGGCCGCGCTGACCGCCACGACCTACGAGGCGGTCGTCACGGCCGCCGAGGGATGCGACGTCATCCTGGCGACCGGTTTGCTCCCGGCCGCGGCCGGCGCGCGGACGGCCGCCGAGCGCCTGGGCATCCCCTATGTGTTCGTCGCCTACTTCCCCGCCTACCTGCCCTCGCCGCACCACCCGCCGTTCGAACGGCCGGGCCGGCCGTTCCCACCCGGTGCGACCGACAACCGAACGCTGTGGGACCTGGACACCGAGACCATGAACGTGCTGTTCGGGACCGGTCTCAACACCCACCGGGCGTCCGTCGGCCTGCCGCCGGTGGCCCACTTCCGCGACCACGTCCTCACCGACCGCCCCTGGCTGGCCACCGACCCCGTGCTCAGCCCGTGGCAGGAGCCGGCCGACCTCGACGTGGTGCAGACCGGCGCGTGGTTCCGGACGGACGACCGCCCGCTGCCGGCCGACGTCGAGGCGTTCCTGCGCGCCGGCGAACCGCCGGTGTACGTGGGGTTCGGCAGCATTCCCATGCGCGACGCCGACGACGTGGCCCGGGCGGCCGTCGAGGCGGTCCGGGCGCAGGGCCGCCGTGTGCTGCTCTCCCGCGGCTGGGCCGACCTGGCCGTGGCCGACGACCAGGACGACTGCCTCACCGTCGGGGAGGTCGACCACCACGCCCTGTTCCCGCGGGTCGCCGCCGTCGTCCACCACGGCGGCGCCGGCACCACGACCACGGCCGCCCGCGCCGGTACGCCCCAGGTGGTCGTACCCCAGCTGGCCGACCAGCCGTACTGGGCAGGCCGCGTGGCCGACCTCGGCATCGGCGCGGCACACGACGGCCCGAACCCGACGTTCGCGTCGCTGTCGGACGCGCTCGCCGTCGCCCTGGCTCCCGGGACCCGAACCCGGGCGGCCGCTGTGGCCGCCACGATCCGCACCGACGGTGCGACGCTGGCCGCGAAGCTGCTGATCGACCGGGCCGGCTGA
- a CDS encoding DEAD/DEAH box helicase: protein MNRSSRPSYRSAGSRSADSSRSSAGSRSGSRSGGSSFYGDRPAGGRYSGGRGGRQGSAPQGEFAMPVSTTPALPAVESFDELDMPKALLSTLTRQGVTAPFPIQAATLPNSLAGRDVLGRGRTGSGKTIAFGLAVLARTAGRKAEPRRPLALVLVPTRELAQQVTEALTPYAHAVRLRMATVVGGMSIGRQAQALNRGAEVVVATPGRLKDLIQRGDCQLDGVGVTVLDEADQMADMGFLPQVTELLEQVEQDGQTMLFSATLDRNVDRLVRRFLKDPVTHSVDPSAGAVSTMEHHVLHVQNFDKNATIAHIASRDGGVIMFIDTKHGADRLVEDLLANGVKAAALHGGKSQPQRTRTLEQFRTGQVTALIATNVAARGIHVDGLDLVVNLDPPNDHKDYLHRGGRTARAGESGTVVTLVLPNQRREMARMMTTAAITPVTTRVTAGDEELARITGARVPTGIPTVIADPLVERPRRSPSTGRGRRGRPAGATGETRATGSRGSQDSSAGRRRAPRRVTASA from the coding sequence ATGAACCGTTCCAGTCGCCCCTCGTACCGCAGCGCCGGCTCCCGCTCGGCCGACAGCTCCCGCTCCTCCGCCGGTTCCCGCTCCGGTTCCCGCTCCGGCGGCAGCTCCTTCTACGGCGACCGGCCGGCCGGCGGCCGGTACTCCGGCGGCCGCGGTGGCCGTCAGGGATCGGCCCCGCAGGGGGAGTTCGCGATGCCGGTGAGCACCACCCCGGCACTGCCGGCCGTCGAGTCCTTCGACGAGCTGGACATGCCGAAGGCCCTGCTCTCGACGCTGACCCGCCAGGGCGTCACCGCGCCGTTCCCGATCCAGGCCGCGACCCTGCCGAACTCGCTGGCCGGCCGTGACGTCCTCGGACGCGGCCGGACCGGCTCCGGCAAGACCATCGCCTTCGGCCTCGCCGTGCTGGCCCGCACCGCCGGGCGCAAGGCCGAACCGCGCCGCCCGCTGGCGCTGGTGCTGGTCCCCACCCGCGAACTGGCGCAGCAGGTCACCGAGGCCCTCACCCCCTACGCCCACGCGGTCCGCCTGCGGATGGCGACGGTGGTGGGCGGGATGTCGATCGGCCGCCAGGCCCAGGCGCTGAACCGCGGGGCGGAGGTCGTGGTCGCCACCCCCGGCCGGCTCAAGGACCTGATCCAGCGCGGCGACTGCCAGCTGGACGGGGTCGGCGTCACGGTGCTGGACGAGGCCGACCAGATGGCCGACATGGGCTTCCTGCCGCAGGTCACCGAGCTGCTGGAGCAGGTCGAGCAGGACGGGCAGACGATGCTCTTCTCCGCCACCCTGGACCGCAACGTCGACCGCCTGGTGCGGCGCTTCCTCAAGGACCCGGTCACGCACTCGGTGGACCCGTCCGCGGGAGCGGTCAGCACCATGGAGCACCACGTGCTGCACGTGCAGAACTTCGACAAGAACGCCACGATCGCCCACATCGCGTCCCGGGACGGCGGGGTGATCATGTTCATCGACACCAAGCACGGCGCGGACCGCCTGGTGGAGGACCTGCTCGCGAACGGGGTGAAGGCCGCGGCCCTGCACGGTGGCAAGTCCCAGCCGCAGCGCACCCGGACCCTGGAGCAGTTCCGCACCGGCCAGGTCACCGCGCTGATCGCGACCAACGTCGCCGCCCGGGGCATCCACGTCGACGGGCTCGACCTGGTCGTCAACCTGGACCCGCCGAACGACCACAAGGACTACCTCCACCGGGGCGGGCGCACCGCCCGGGCCGGCGAGTCCGGCACCGTCGTCACCCTGGTGCTGCCCAACCAGCGCCGCGAGATGGCCCGCATGATGACCACGGCAGCCATCACCCCCGTCACCACCCGGGTCACCGCCGGCGACGAGGAGCTCGCCCGCATCACCGGCGCCCGGGTGCCCACCGGCATCCCCACCGTGATCGCCGACCCCCTCGTCGAGCGGCCCCGCCGCAGCCCGTCCACCGGCCGCGGCCGCCGCGGCCGCCCCGCCGGCGCCACAGGCGAGACCCGGGCCACCGGCAGCCGGGGCAGCCAGGACTCCTCTGCCGGCCGCCGCCGCGCACCCAGGCGTGTGACCGCCTCGGCGTAG
- a CDS encoding FAD-dependent monooxygenase codes for MKGEGRRDGHAVVAGAGIGGLLAARALSETYGRVTVLERDALPQGGAPRRGVPQSHHSHGMLSRGFDVLEELFPGLGEDLVAGGALVCDAQADVRWFNDGHELLRAPSGLPCLLVSRPALERYLRSRVAALPGVEIHDRCEVLEPVAADGGTRITGVRLLRVNSEPETVPADLFVDSTGRGNRGATWLGALGYEPPQEERVDSELVYVSREYRRRPGAEDADAYVVGASADAPRGGVALSGEGDRWLVTLFGMNGDNPPLDPEGYHRFAERLPVPDLHRLLSRLEPLTEPRLMRIPVSIRRRYDRLERLPQGYLVFGDAICQFNPTYGQGMTVAACEAIALRDCLAQGSGDQAVRRFLQQATEAADVPWDMSVGADLRFPFVKGRRTLRVKLLNRYVSRLHRAAAEDTEVGRAFLWVANLKSPPQRLFAPRVLARVLRRRPVATTVTAVTAVTAATAPIAPAGPVPTEAQPERPATA; via the coding sequence ATGAAGGGTGAGGGTCGAAGAGACGGTCATGCGGTCGTCGCGGGAGCGGGGATCGGCGGGCTGTTGGCGGCCCGGGCACTGTCGGAGACGTACGGGCGGGTCACGGTGCTGGAGCGGGACGCGCTGCCGCAGGGCGGCGCCCCGCGCCGGGGAGTCCCGCAGAGCCACCACTCGCACGGCATGCTGTCCCGGGGCTTCGACGTGCTGGAGGAGCTGTTCCCGGGCCTCGGCGAGGACCTGGTGGCCGGGGGCGCGCTGGTCTGCGACGCACAGGCGGACGTGCGGTGGTTCAACGACGGGCACGAGCTGCTCCGGGCGCCCTCCGGGCTGCCCTGCCTGCTGGTCAGCCGGCCCGCGCTGGAGCGGTACCTGCGCTCACGGGTGGCGGCGCTGCCGGGGGTGGAGATCCACGATCGCTGCGAGGTGCTGGAACCCGTCGCGGCCGACGGCGGCACCCGCATCACCGGGGTGCGGCTGCTGCGGGTCAACTCCGAGCCGGAGACGGTGCCCGCCGACCTCTTCGTGGACTCGACCGGGCGGGGCAACCGCGGTGCGACCTGGCTCGGGGCACTGGGTTACGAGCCGCCGCAGGAGGAGCGGGTCGACTCCGAGCTGGTGTACGTCTCGCGTGAGTACCGGCGCCGGCCGGGCGCGGAGGACGCGGACGCCTACGTGGTGGGTGCCTCGGCCGACGCGCCGCGCGGCGGCGTGGCGCTCAGCGGCGAGGGGGACCGCTGGCTGGTGACCCTGTTCGGGATGAACGGTGACAATCCTCCGCTCGACCCGGAGGGCTACCACCGCTTCGCGGAGCGGCTGCCGGTACCCGACCTGCATCGGCTGCTGTCGCGGTTGGAGCCGCTGACCGAGCCCCGGCTGATGCGCATCCCCGTGTCGATCCGGCGGCGCTACGACCGGCTGGAGCGCCTGCCGCAGGGCTACCTGGTGTTCGGCGACGCGATCTGCCAGTTCAACCCGACCTACGGGCAGGGCATGACGGTCGCCGCCTGCGAGGCGATCGCGCTGCGGGACTGCCTCGCGCAGGGGAGCGGCGACCAGGCCGTCCGGCGGTTCCTGCAGCAGGCGACCGAGGCGGCCGACGTCCCGTGGGACATGTCGGTCGGCGCCGACCTGCGCTTCCCGTTCGTGAAGGGCCGGCGCACCCTTCGGGTGAAGCTCCTCAACCGGTACGTGTCCCGGTTGCACCGGGCGGCCGCCGAGGACACCGAGGTCGGGCGGGCCTTCCTGTGGGTGGCCAATCTCAAGTCGCCCCCGCAGCGCCTCTTCGCGCCGCGCGTCCTCGCCCGGGTGCTCCGCAGGCGGCCCGTGGCGACCACGGTGACGGCTGTGACCGCTGTGACCGCGGCGACCGCACCGATCGCGCCGGCGGGGCCGGTACCGACCGAGGCGCAGCCCGAGCGTCCCGCCACGGCCTGA
- a CDS encoding alpha/beta fold hydrolase, which yields MRVVFVHGACVRDGSWWWHRTAALLRERGVTSVAPELPSCGEAGLPAGADGPGLSEDVAAVRQTLLADDEPTVVVAHSYGGIVTAEAAAGVGSVRHLLLVSSYLPEVGQSLSEFGDGGPAPFLDVDPAAGTFGVRPDLLVDTFLQDCDPEVRTQAADRLARQSLRVTGQPVGAAAWQRVPSTYLVCAQDLGTPPRLQREFARRAGSVVELDAGHHPFLSRPAAVRDLLLSL from the coding sequence ATGAGGGTCGTGTTCGTGCACGGGGCGTGTGTGCGGGACGGGTCGTGGTGGTGGCACCGCACCGCCGCGCTGTTGCGGGAGCGAGGGGTGACGAGCGTGGCGCCGGAGCTGCCCAGCTGCGGCGAGGCGGGCCTGCCCGCAGGCGCCGACGGTCCGGGGCTGTCCGAGGACGTGGCGGCGGTGCGGCAGACACTGCTGGCGGACGACGAGCCCACCGTTGTGGTCGCCCACAGCTACGGCGGCATCGTCACCGCGGAAGCCGCCGCGGGCGTCGGGTCGGTGCGCCATCTGCTGCTGGTCTCCAGTTACCTGCCCGAGGTCGGGCAGAGCCTGTCGGAGTTCGGGGACGGTGGCCCGGCCCCGTTCCTCGACGTCGACCCCGCCGCCGGCACCTTCGGGGTTCGCCCCGACCTGCTCGTGGACACTTTCCTGCAGGACTGCGACCCCGAGGTCCGGACGCAGGCGGCGGACCGCCTCGCCCGCCAGAGCCTGCGGGTGACCGGGCAGCCGGTCGGGGCGGCCGCATGGCAGCGGGTGCCCTCGACGTACCTCGTCTGCGCCCAGGACCTGGGCACCCCGCCGCGTCTCCAGAGGGAGTTCGCCCGCCGGGCCGGCAGCGTCGTCGAACTCGACGCCGGCCACCACCCGTTCCTGTCCCGGCCCGCCGCCGTCCGGGACCTGCTGCTGAGCCTGTGA
- a CDS encoding cold-shock protein: protein MANGTVKWFNAEKGFGFIEQEGGGPDVFAHYSNINANGFRELLEGQKVEFDVTQGQKGPQAENIRPL, encoded by the coding sequence ATGGCTAATGGCACTGTGAAGTGGTTCAACGCGGAAAAGGGCTTCGGCTTCATCGAGCAGGAGGGTGGCGGTCCTGACGTGTTCGCCCACTACTCGAACATCAACGCCAACGGCTTCCGTGAGCTGCTCGAGGGCCAGAAGGTCGAGTTCGACGTCACGCAGGGCCAGAAGGGCCCGCAGGCCGAGAACATTCGTCCGCTGTAG
- a CDS encoding helix-turn-helix domain-containing protein, with the protein MSPADRFDWFCATVSSDVMPFSLSTDRAADFHATMTDLDLGTVRMSAFAFSPMSARRSAAHIRQGDPESYQLNFVSAGTLWVNQLGRDALVTGDIVLSNTSRPSETACLRVAGPVRTLTLQIPRSALPLRPNRVDRLLAQRIPARHGTGAILAGFLGTLLDQRQHCGDEELSRMGAVTLDLVTACLAQQLGDPEERPAEACAQTMLHRVHGFIEHNLGDPDLTPQAIASRHHISLRTLYALFQGRPESVAGFIRRRRLERCHADLARPASREPVQAIAARWGFASATAFTRSFRDAYGTTPTEHRENARRARQAETGH; encoded by the coding sequence GTGTCGCCGGCGGACAGGTTCGACTGGTTCTGCGCGACGGTGTCCAGCGACGTGATGCCCTTCTCCTTGAGCACCGACCGTGCGGCCGACTTCCACGCCACCATGACGGACCTGGACCTGGGTACCGTGCGGATGTCGGCGTTCGCCTTCTCGCCGATGTCGGCGCGACGCTCCGCGGCACACATCAGGCAGGGCGATCCCGAGAGCTACCAGCTGAACTTCGTCTCAGCGGGCACCCTCTGGGTCAACCAGCTCGGCCGCGACGCACTGGTCACCGGAGACATCGTGCTGTCGAACACCTCACGCCCGTCCGAGACGGCCTGTCTCCGCGTCGCCGGGCCGGTCCGCACGCTGACCCTGCAGATACCCCGGTCCGCCCTGCCGCTGCGCCCGAACAGGGTGGACCGCCTCCTCGCGCAGCGCATCCCGGCGCGGCACGGAACCGGGGCGATCCTCGCCGGCTTTCTCGGCACGCTCCTCGATCAGAGGCAGCACTGCGGGGACGAGGAGCTGTCCCGCATGGGGGCCGTCACGCTCGACCTGGTCACCGCATGCCTGGCCCAGCAGCTCGGAGACCCGGAGGAGAGGCCGGCAGAGGCCTGCGCACAGACGATGCTGCACCGGGTCCACGGCTTCATCGAGCACAACCTCGGGGACCCGGACCTCACACCCCAGGCGATCGCCTCCCGGCACCACATCTCGCTGCGCACCCTCTACGCACTCTTCCAGGGCCGGCCCGAGAGCGTCGCGGGCTTCATCCGCAGACGACGACTCGAACGGTGCCACGCCGACCTGGCCCGCCCCGCGTCGCGTGAGCCCGTCCAGGCGATCGCGGCACGCTGGGGATTCGCCAGCGCCACCGCCTTCACCCGCTCCTTCCGTGACGCCTACGGCACCACGCCGACCGAGCACCGCGAGAACGCACGGCGCGCCCGCCAGGCAGAGACCGGTCACTGA